From the Oryza glaberrima chromosome 5, OglaRS2, whole genome shotgun sequence genome, one window contains:
- the LOC127774800 gene encoding transcription repressor OFP1-like, whose amino-acid sequence MSSHERFRLSHLMPNSWFYKLRDMKRPRPTSSRRITAADHAARSSRRSSSSSSSIHHYYLHGHGTTTPKPLPLSPPRRSYYPYLERAKQMPLMEKESQLISHSPLHQRIPATAIPGDHHDGEFQDLQLRPIRTRPPSAAAASAEPRRTASGSGTCPSSPRMRSRRLHVLGGCECRAGSGRRRSGGGGFAVVKASAEPARDFRESMVEMVVGNGMRSPEDLLELLECYLSLNAREHHGVIMEAFRGVWVEIVADADCCVGL is encoded by the coding sequence ATGAGCAGCCATGAGAGGTTCAGGCTGTCCCATCTCATGCCAAACTCATGGTTCTACAAGCTGAGGGACATGAAGAGGCCCAGGCCAACATCAAGCCGGAGGATCACCGCAGCAGATCATGCAGCAAGAAGCTCCAGgagatcgtcgtcgtcgtcaagcagCATCCACCACTACTACCTCCATGGACATGGAACCACCACTCCCAAGCCTCTCCCGTTGTCACCGCCGCGACGATCCTACTACCCCTACCTGGAACGAGCCAAGCAGATGCCACTGATGGAGAAGGAATCTCAGCTCATCTCCCACTCCCCTCTCCACCAAAGAATCCCCGCCACAGCCATTCCCGGAGACCACCACGACGGCGAGTTTCAAGACTTGCAGCTACGTCCTATACGCACGAGGccaccgtcggcggcggcggcgtcggccgagccgaggaggacggcgagcggGAGCGGCACGTGCCCGAGCTCGCCGAGGATGAGGAGCAGGAGGCTGCACGTTCTCGGCGGCTGCGAATGTAGGGCTGGTAGTGGTcgccggaggagcggcggcggtgggttcGCGGTGGTGAAGGCGTCGGCGGAGCCGGCGAGGGACTTCCGGGAGAGCATGGTGGAGATGGTGGTCGGGAACGGGATGCGGTCGCCGGAGGATTTGCTGGAGCTGCTCGAGTGCTACCTGTCGCTCAACGCGCGGGAGCACCACGGCGTGATCATGGAGGCGTTCAGGGGCGTCTGGGTTGAGATCGTCGCTGATGCTGATTGTTGCGTTGGGTTGTGA